A part of Rhinoderma darwinii isolate aRhiDar2 chromosome 1, aRhiDar2.hap1, whole genome shotgun sequence genomic DNA contains:
- the JUND gene encoding LOW QUALITY PROTEIN: transcription factor JunD (The sequence of the model RefSeq protein was modified relative to this genomic sequence to represent the inferred CDS: deleted 1 base in 1 codon) encodes MEIPFYHDDVLNLHQASSFSTSSVATMMKKDLNLNLKPLRDGDGLLTSPDLGLLKLASPELERLIIQSNGLVTTTPTTSQFIYPKVASEEQEFAEGFVKALEDLHKQNQLGVSPSAVDLSSVPAGGSLQPPPSSDAPVYANLSSYSSGSMGTTVNYSTDTVPFPPPPSGLSQQSLAPPSRLQSLKDEPQIVPEVATFGESPPMSPINMDTQERIKAERKRLRNRIAASKCRKRKLERISRLEEKVKSLKNQNTELASTANLLREQVAQLKQKVMSHVNSGCQLLPQQVQAY; translated from the exons ATGGAAATACCCTTCTACCATGATGATGTGTTGAATTTGCATCAGGCTTCAAGCTTTTCCACGTCTTCTGTTGCCACCATGATGAAGAAAGAC TTAAACCTCAACCTGAAGCCTCTACGTGATGGTGATGGCCTACTGACCTCTCCTGATCTTGGACTGTTGAAGCTAGCGTCTCCAGAACTTGAGAGGCTCATCATTCAGTCTAATGGCCTGGTCACTACTACACCTACTACTAGCCAATTTATTTACCCAAAGGTGGCTAGTGAAGAACAGGAGTTTGCTGAAGGATTTGTGAAAGCACTGGAAGATCTTCACAAACAGAATCAACTTGGAGTTTCACCAAGTGCAGTGGATTTAAGCTCTGTACCTGCTGGTGGTAGTCTCCAGCCTCCCCCGTCATCTGATGCCCCTGTGTATGCCAATCTTAGTAGCTACTCAAGTGGGTCGATGGGCACCACTGTAAACTACAGCACGGACACTGTGCCATTTCCACCCCCACCATCAGGCTTGTCGCAGCAGTCTTTGGCCCCTCCATCTAGACTCCAGTCTCTCAAGGATGAACCTCAAATTGTGCCAGAAGTGGCAACTTTTGGAGAAAGCCCGCCAATGTCTCCAATTAATATGGACACGCAAGAAAGAATAAAGGCTGAAAGAAAGAGGCTAAGAAACAGAATAGCAGCATCTAAATGCAGAAAGAGGAAATTGGAAAGAATCTCCAGATTGGAGGAGAAAGTGAAAAGTCTTAAAAATCAAAATACAGAATTGGCATCTACTGCTAACCTGTTGAGGGAACAGGTGGCacagctcaagcagaaggtcatgaGTCATGTCAACAGTGGCTGCCAACTTCTTCCTCAGCAAGTCCAAGCCTATTAA